The DNA sequence AAATGAAAGGATTATTGCGGACGATCACATAAACATCTCTAGTTCTTCATATTCcagtcatttatttattttgcctaaTTAAAGGATTATCACTGAATTTAGACATCCGTCCCTCTTAACTTATGATTTTCACCCTCTCGTCATCTTTGTTATTGTTGTGCATTTAGTTGTCATCTAAGAATGTAATTTTAggaatctttatttatttattttttttaggtcTTGATTTGAGTCATTAATTAATCCGAGGCAATTGTTTGCTAGCTCTAGGGCACCTGGACATTCTAGAGATCGGAATATAAAGGTGAAagatttgttgttgttgcttaGTATTTCTCGCATagagaaatagagagagatTTATATTGAGGTTTTTTCTACTGGGTAAAAGATTTAGGTTGAGATTTATTAGAACATCAAGTCTGACCTGATTTGAACTCTACTccagatgtatatatatatatatatatatatgattgccCACTCATTGGTAGATTTCACATATATTAGTTTGGGAATGAGTGATTTGGTTCTTATGTGAGGCATGGAACGTAACGGGGTTAATTTGCTTTAAGAGAATATCTTAGAAGTAATTTGCACCCATTTCATTTATGTAAGTTTTTAAAGAGAATATGTTAGTAAATAAGTTGAAACGAACGAATTTGCAAAGATACAAAGAGAAACCAGATTACCCACGCTATTAGTGCTCCATCTACATGTCCTACACTGGTCTTATACAAAAGAGGGGCATATGTGCCACAAAAACTCGGTGTTAGTCTGACATATTAGTTTTTAGGTCGGCTAACAGGATTAGAGAAGAAAATGACAATGAAGTATACAACAAAATCCAGCAATAAGAAATTCCTCCATAAATGTAAGTTTGAGAAGACTGCACCGCGTTTTTGTATTCAATGTTACAATATCTCATGTTTTCCCTCTTGCTGGCCAGTACGTGATCTACATAGCTGCATGTCAAAGAATTACAGTTAAAAACGAAGTTCTTATCTCCAGAAGACAAAATTATATTGGGACACTGCATAGGAGAAAAATGTGGTAGGCTAATTTACTGCTGGGTACCAGAGAATTTTTTATCTGTTCACATTTCCTTCGTTAGGCGATGATCATGCAACAGTGAAGACAAATCTACAAGCTCTTCCTCAGGGCTCTGTTTTTCAACCATTGTAAAAAATACATGTTATAATCTTCAAAATGTTTGAATAACAAAGGAAATTTATGAGGACGGAgcaagataaagagagagagaaaataaaataactatattttaatgatatgtcggtccaaattcaaatatataaaaatatttaaatgcccttattaagattaaatttctcTAATGGATAGAAATGGTGTTCGGAATTTATGCAGTACAATTATCCCAAATATGTATTGTGGAGCAGATTCTAGAAGATTATTGTGGTTTTCTGATAAAGTATCTAATCTTAACGGATTCTCCCAATCAGCCATCACCACGTGGCATAAAAAATCTGAGGTGTGAATTAAAGCGCTGAGCCATCTGAAAGTGTAATCACGTGGCCAGTTCTGCGCCACTGTCTTTGAAGTATGGTCTGGCAATTTTAGCAAATGACCAAAATTATCCTTTCACGTATGGAAAACGTTTTAAtagtcatttatatatatatatatatataatataactagtgtgtttttttgtttttttttttttgggtaatgtatAATATAACTagtgtgtttttttgttttttttttttttgggtaatgtatAATATAAACGCATTCAATGTACACAAAAAAATGTAATTGGAAAAGAAGACttttgaaaatcacttaaaaaaattaacaaattataatcatattaaatattaaagcatatataaataatatcctattaaaattttttagcaacaaaattaatttttttgaatattttttacaaTAAGTAATATCTATCGAGTATTCccaattacaataataataataataattcaataacttttgaggataaaaaaaaattataaaaatatagtcAAAATAATAGTAGTAAAACATTAATAAGATAAGAAGAACAAGGATTAAAGAGTAATTTTAGGAGCTGCTCCTTTCTTCTCTCCTACCCGCCTCACATTTCTTTGAAAGTGAAACATTACAGTTTAATCCGTTGAAAACACAGAAAAACTATGCACCTCctctcttcttctccttcttcttcctcgaaCCCGAACTTCAACGTCTTCTCCACCTCCCAAAACAATTCAACAAATCTCTCCAATTTCACACTCAAAACCACCATTTTAACCTTCCACTCCTGTACATATTCCCTCTCAGTCCCTCCACGTTGCTCTTCCAGTGACTCCTCCACTTCAGTCCTCGAAAGCACCTCAAACATTGCCATATCAGATGGATGGAAGCCTGATGATGTCCAATCGAAGAGAGAGACTACTGACAGTTTGCTGGTTGTTCGCCGGCCGGCGATGGAGGCACCTGGAGAcggggatgatgatgatgagcacAAAATGGAaggtgaagatgatgatgatgaatcgAAATCAACGGTGATCGATGTGGGACTCAATGAGTTCGCGAAGAAGATGCCTATTTTCGAGCCCGACAAGAGGGTGGAGTCGTCGGGGTCGAAAGAGAAGCCTTTGACCGTGAATTTGGACTTGGCATTGTACAGAGCTAAGGTTTTAGCCAGGAACCATCGCTATGCAGAAGCTGAGAATATCCTTCAAAAGGTTagctctcctttttttttttaatttatatagatatatatatatatatatatataaaattaaacaaattatttgttttattaattattatttttaatcttgcTGAGAGTGAGAATgggtttctattttttgttttggaaaaaaaaaaaaaaaaagtgcataaaATATTGGCCGGAAGATGGGCGTGCTTACGTGGCATTGGGAAAAACATTAAGCAAACAATCCAAGACAGCAGAAGCTCGGGCTGTATATGAGAAAGGTTGTCAGGCAACTCAAGGGGAAAATGCCTATATCTGGCAGgttattttacaatttattcaTAACTTTTTGATACTttgaaattttggttttattttaaagttttcaaTATAAAGCTTAAAGATTGAATCTTGTTAGACTGAGTACTTAATTAGGAAAATTTTTGTGGTGCTTAATTCCACTAAATAAGGAAGTGGTCTAAtttcatttgaaaaattattgctTCGATGTacatataatttcaaatttaattcaTGGGAAGAACAATGGTTTTGTTTTATAGGCTctgtttcataaataatttcaacTTTCGTATTGTTGTCTGTACTAAAACATCTAAAAGAAAGCAACCTTGTTTTGAATTAGATCTGTGGTAGGAAAATTTTGTTAGGACTGATTTGATTAACTAAAGTTGTTAGCTTTATTTTGTGGTTCGATTTTGACAAGTTCATGATCTTGTGGTACAGTGCTGGGCTGTTTTGGAAAATAGGATTGGAAATACAAGGAGGGCAAGAGAATTGTTTGATGCTGCCACAGTTGCCGATAAGAAACACGTCGCAGCGTGGCATGGATGGGCAGTTGTGGAGCTAAAACAGGGAAATCTCAGGAAGGCAAGGAATCTTCTAGCTAAAGGTCTTAAATTTTGTGGAGGAAACGAGTACATATATCAAACGCTTGCATTGCTGGAAGCTAAAGCAAATCGCTACGAGCAAGCTCGATATTTGTTCAGGCAGGCCACAAAATGTAATTACAAAAGCTGTGCCAGTTGGCTAGTAAGTCTTGATTTTCTTCACATCCAGTTTTCTATGGCAAAACTGGCTTGTAATTCCAAGGTCGGTtcttttagaacttttttttaactcattGTATCTGTAATGCAGGCATGGGCTCAATTGGAGATCCAGCAGGAAAATTATGGTGCTGCCAGGCAACTATTCGAGGTCACTACTTCTTATTTTGCGTAACCATGTATTACGGGCTTCCATTTCTTTGTAACATATGGGAAGCTAGTAGTAAACAAGATATTGGTTAGCAAAGTCTTTTCTAGTAGAATCCTTCTTTGTTAAAGTTGGGGCTATGTTTGGGctatgttttgttatttttttcacttcttCTCTGTAAGATTAGTAATTAGTTGAACTCATTGTGATTGACTCATTGTATGATTTGCATATCATTCCTTAAATTGTAGAAAGCTATACAGGCAAGCCCCAAGAACAGGTTTGCATGGCATGTCTGGGGAGTTTTTGAAGCAAATATTGGAAATTTTGATATGGGAAGGAAGCTTTTAAAGATCGGACATGCCCTTAATCCAAGAGATCCTGTTCTACTTCAGTCTCTTGCTTTATTGGAGTATAAATACACAACTGCAAATCTTGCTCGAGTGATGTTCAAGAGAGCATCTGAATTGGATCCGAGGCACCAACCAGTGTGGATGGTAAGAATCCCATATTACAAAGTTCTAACCAAATATAATGTCATTTCATATGTTTGGGGCGTGCATTTGATAATATCAGCAAACAGAACCAAGGACTTGTCAAGTGTCAACTGCTCATATTGTTAAGTGTAGCATACATTTTGTTAAATTGGACTAGAAACTCAGAGTTTAATCTAGTCAAAGTGACAGTAGAAAATATACCTACAAAGTTTTCCTTTGTGCTATATTATTGTCATCATAATGTGATGAACTATGCAGAAATCTTGATTTTTCCGTTACCACATTGGTTTTTGTACAATGCCAACTTTGTCATTAGTAagctcaaagaattatctcttGCAATTATAGGGTCGTTTTGTGTATACATGAATCATATGTGTTTTCAATAGAAAACTGATCCACTGATTGCGAAATCTTGAGGTGTTTAGGCATGGGGATGGATGGAATGGAAAGAAGGAAACATCGCCACAGCAAGGGAATTATACCAAAAAGCCCTATCAGTTGACTCAACTAGTGAAACTGCTGCTAGATGCCTGCAGGTAATGACCATCGTCTGATGAAATCCAATCACCAGATTTCAATAGAAAGACATAATGCTGATACCTCTTTGCTGCAGGCTTGGGGAGTTTTAGAACAGAGAATTGGCAACCTATCTGCAGCTCGAAGATTATTTAAATCCTCACTAAATATAAACTCTCAGAGTTACATCACATGGATGACATGGGCAGCGTTGGAGGAGGATCAAGGAAATGCTGTGCGTGCTGAGGAAATTCGAAACCTCTATTTCCAGCAGGTCAGTGACTAGCATTCAGACATTTGAGTGTTTTTTCAATGGGAAAAGAATCATTGAGAACAATAATTTTGAAACCTTAATTTGAATCGTATTTTCATAAGAAGGCATCTATAAACTTGTTGTTGGTTAATTGCAACAGCGAACTGAAGTAGTGGATGATGCTTCATGGGTAATGGGATTCTTAGACATCATAGACCCAGCACTTGACAGTGTAAAGAGACTATTCAAGATGGACCAAAACTCATACAGCATGTCACAAGATTCTTTGAAAAGAATGGCAGGGATGGATAAGATTAGCATTGATGGGGGATCATTTGGCTCTTCCTCTAGTGGCTTTAATTTGGATGCTTTCATCATGGAAAGGTTGTCTCTAGACCCGTCAAAGCTCGAAATTCAGACAGAAACTATAAGAACTTCTTTACCAAAAAGATACACAAGGAAAACATCCAAGGCTATTTCCTAGTGGAGACCTTCCATTTATTGATTACAAATGATGAGGTTTAGGGGTTTCAAATATAGAAAACAAACGAAAGTTGTGAATTATACTATTTATACGAAAAAATTAATCTCCATTAGCTTATCATGTATGACAGATTAATCACTTTTGaatgtcattttttcttttcttcattctcaagtgtcatatttttttaaacctttttagtgtcatattttttgaaactttttattattattttattgttaaatttttttttttttaaaattggaatATGTTATTGTAATTTGCAACATTTGTGTCAATCAGTAAGCTGTTtagtttctttaatttttgtttttataaattagtaaagattaaaaaacaaaaatgataaggtaaacataaaaaaaattatctaaaagttttcaatttcaatttagtTGTCTCTACTAATGTAgaataaatacaatttattttgctTGTGTTCCGAATCGGTTAAAAGGGATGATTTTGGCTCAactgactctttttttttttttttttaaataaacgaATAATCGATGGAATTACAAATGTTGTTGCAATTGTCAGTTTTTTCATAGGAGAAGTGTAGTGGTCGaatttcttcttatctcttAGTCTATACATCATTTGCATTTatctttttatcaatttatttttttattttcttttaatttattaaaaaaaacttaactCAACTTAACTtcatcaattatttaatttatggatTAAACTTATAGTCAAAAACAACATTTACAAAAGGCTTTTCAATCCTGAGgagataaactttttttttttttttttttttttttttgcgccATGGTTTTCGGTTGAAAAAATCAACAATGCCCTAATCAGTTTGCAACTAACGCAATATAGGCGGTGGAATCTAAAGCATAAAATTCTAATATTGCCATTTCATCTGGCAGATCAGCTTTGATGAGTTAAATTATCATGCATCCTTCATTGGTTTCAGAtgcttttttggttttcaattttgctTATTCCCCAGGATTGAAACTTGATTTGGATATGTGTATGGTGTTCTCATAAAGAATTTGGTCAGTTTAGGTCAGTATTGATCGGCTGAGTATATTTATCGAAAATATATTGGTGAAAGAGACAACTATAATGATCCGTCAATCTTAAATTCTATAGTAATTTGCTGAATCACTTTTGAATGTCataatttctttcttccttctcaattgtatattttttaaaacctttttattattattttcttgttaatttttattctatattattGCAACATTTTGTGTCTATTACTAagttgtttccttttttttttttttttttaaatcacaaatctgcttaaaactaaaattttgactattaattaatcaataagtTGGGTCATGGGTAAAATGAGTCACACATAGATTTGGGCTTTATTTGTTTGGGTTCTATCTTTATATTTCATTAGTGATTGGACTTGAAGAGGGTTCCAGAATTATCTTATAATAGAACCCCTACAGAAGTCTATAAAAGTAAGATTccatttcatttgtttttttttttaagcagttTTTCTTAATTCACTGGGCAGCTTACCTTTTTCCATATTGGGCAAGAACACACGGACAGAGAAAGTCCGTTTGAGTTGACACAACCACAGAAAATGACTAAAGTAACCTTAGATTTCACATAAAACACAGCAAACATGTGGTGGGCAGTGCCTGCTCTGCAGGAAACAATATTGTCATTTTGGAAATGTAGTGTGAACTGGACTGGGAAGGTTGGCATATCGTACGGTGGAAGCAGTGCGGTGCATGCGCATCAGCTGGCCCTGATCTACCTTTTAACAGCGGCGCAGCAGTAGGATCTCATCTCATCTGTACCAAACCAGTCATACATAACAGGGTCAACTAACATGCCACGTGGATTGGTGGGTCCAACATGAAAACCAAAGTGGTTCTCATGATCATACCATAATGTGCTCTCCATTGCGTTTTCTTTGCCTCTTCTTGTAGTATTATGGCTTTTCCTATATTCTATTTAACTTCAATAGGGTGAAAAATAGGACATGCTCTAACTCCTAATTTTTTAGACAATTCTTTAAATTGTATCTTTgatatcttaaatatataatttttttactaactatttcaatttttttttttcccccaataaTAAGCATCCttattgttgagcaagttggaaAGAATTCATGCATGTCTGAAACACTTTAAATTCCATCACGTGGCTCCATAAATAAGTAAGTTTAATGGGGGTGAGATTCATTCCCCCAAGAATTAAAGCTTTCGTTGGCAAAGCCATCCATTTTtaggtagagagagagagagtgagagtgagagagagagacagagacagaggtTGAGCACCCACAAACAAAGAATGTTATGGAGAAAGACATTACAAGGCTTTCAATATCTTCCCCATTTTTCTAAACGAAGCAAAAACGCGTTTTCTTTGTAATGACTTTGTAACTCCTTTTTAACTTTCatccaaaagaattaaaaaaaaaaaaaatctcttttttaGTTTAACCGTGCACAAAACTTTGATCCTGTctcaaaaccaaaataaagtcATATgtagaaaacagaaaaatatataaaaaacaaatagataAGGTCTCCATCACACGTGTACACAAAGTGACACACGTAGGAACAAACCCCAAGGAAGTGTAATAAGCTAATAAATTGATGTAAGAATTGGTCTGTTTCTCTGACTCCATTACGAAACCCCAGTATTATGTTGCTGAATggtgaacctttttttttttttttttggtgttaatctgatttttcaatattaaaaaattaattattaaggtTGACATAATTTACAAGTATGACATGACAAGGTAGATCAACATATGTATATTTCTTACCAAAAAGATCAACATATGTATGTACTCATGCAATGTATGTACGAGTCATCATGTCAATTCATGCATGCATGTATCATGTAGGGCATGGGGTTCATTGTAGGTGATGCTTGCTTACCAGTAGCCTGGAGGGTATGTCTCAGTTGTTTTTATGAATTTGGAAGGGGGATCTATGTTTAGGCTTAGGCAGATATGGaatggttttcattttttgtgaTAGATAggatatatatagaagactatacCTATAACTTGCTGTAAGTAGgcgggttcttttttttttttttttttttccgcttcCAAAATAAGTAGGCCCTTTTGACCATGCTCATCTCTGTACTAATTACAGCTCAGGAGTCACAAACTTTTGTCCTCTCTTATTATGCTGGTTCCATCTGGGGGTCTTGAGAAGACAGGCATacagaaaagaagaagagagaaagagataaagATTTTTAGAGAAATTTGGAATTTGGGATCaaagaaattttgaaatgaGGGGGAAAGTTAAGTTTCAGAGTGGAAAAAAGGAGATTTGCTTTTTGACCAATGAATGGTTCACTCCTACGAATGCATTAACAGGGTATAAGCTGCACTAGCAGAGATCATGCATTTTGGGATGTGATGTATcacaaacaaccaaaaaaaaaaaaaaaaaaaaaaaaaaaaaacacagctTCTATATTACATGTATTGTCAATGAATTACTTGGGAAGTGGGgcttgaaattttttatgataaatttccaacccaaaaaaaaatatatatatatatatatatatataaaaattgaaatacaatgagagagagagagagagagtaattaACCgccttattaccaaaaaatagaGTAATTAACCATGTCCAAGGTAAACAAATGCTGTATGTTCATTCTTTCCACTCTTTTCAGGTTCTGGTGAAATGTAGGGACTCAATGGGAATATTATGCAAACTGGGCACTAAGTTTTGTAACGTAATGTCAAATTCAGTTCCAACAAGGCTGCTTTCCTTGtccatttttaggatttttttttttttttcaatatacctcttaatgagaagaaaattatgtgaaaaataataattttgtttggtGTGGGACAGAAGGGAAGTCCTGGAAACAGTATGATAGCAAGGAAGACCTGTGCATGTGAAGTGATGGAAAAATAGCCTTTTGGCATTGTGCATTAAATGGTTGTtgcctttcttttttctattggcAAGAATGAAGAACAGAGAACAAATTGAACAAGACTATAAGAATGAAACCAGTTTGTGGTCCTCATATCCTCTTTATACTGCCTAATTGTACTTCATCCACTGGGgcatcaacattttttttttctttttttttcttttacataatATCAGAAAGGGTGATAAAAAAACACTATAAATATCATGTACGCCCGTTTCTGCGCTCTAACCAATATCCCACTTAATCTGTCTGAAAGAGCCAAAGGAAGAGCATTCAAACTGCAAAGCTTTCCGTCCAGTTTCTCTTCTAactcaaaaagaaaaacctcATCATGAGCTCTTTTTGTATTTGCTTCCTCAACTTAATGATCCTTGTGATTATTATTTCCTGCAATCTTGGAATACATTCTGGTGCTTTATACGATAGTTCCTTTCTTGgagctctttttttctttccacttttGTCTTTCCCCCCATTGTTTCTTCTATAGAGATATGGGAAAGTTGTTTCTGTTTACATGACTTTTTTACTATCTTTTCCTTTAGGTCCTCCAAACAAGTTTTTGCATTCATTTCATGGAGAAAACAACCAGTCAGCAAGAATGGAATCACAACAGACAAGATCAAGCCTCAGAAAGCTTTTGGTACATGGTAAAGATTGGAACTTTTCTCAGTTTCTTAGTGTTTCTGTTCTTCGGTGTTGAAAAAAAGGAACTTTTCattattctttttctgtttGCTTTATCTTTTCTATCTTCGTCAGGGAGTTGCACAAGTAGAGATATAAGCATCTCACAAAGCAGAGATTCTTCCACATCTGGAATCCCACGGTATATAGTGCAGATTGCCAATACTTGTGTTTGTGGATGTGCTCCATCAAATATCCATCTCCACTGTGGTTGGTTTGCTTCAGCAAGAATGGTAAATAGAATGACTTTCAAGAGGCTTTCCTATGATGATTGTTTGGTGAATGAAGGAAAGCCTTTGAAAACAAGCGAGATTATCAGTTTCACTTACTCAAACTCCTTTATGTACCCACTAACATTTAAGTCTGCCAAGTTTTGCTGAACCTCAAAAAACCCCACAGTATGGATGGAAATAACCAAGATTGAGATATTCAATCGAAAGGGCCAAAAAGAACCCAACTTTTATGGAGATTCCAAATTACAGAATTTGAAAGAAACCAAAAAGAATTTCAATCTCAGCTTTGAATCCAAATTCACAGCTGGCCCTGCCTATCTTTGTTTTGATTAGCACTCTTTTTTCGTTATTTAGTAGAAATCTATTATTTATTCTACCATTCCCCAGAAGATGCTCTCTGTGATAGAAGTTAGCCtaagtgaagaagaagaaagtagaaTTTCTTTGTTTGGCTGCACGGTGCTTGGAAGGTCTGAAACTCTGGGCTTGTTTTGCAGCCTGTCTCACAAAAAAGTGGGAAAGAGATTTGTTTCTTGGGTCAATTATTTGTAGGGTCTTTCTCCAAGGAAGAATGGACCAAACTGGACGGTGTCAGCGTAGAATattggaagaagaaaatgacaaaaaatgttgcaaaacaaaagtTGTATCTTGTTTCATTATTTGATTTGGTATTTTACTCTTtactctcctctctctttccctctctttctctctgcctctcttcattttcttctcccAGAATAGTCAAATTAGGAGGTTGTACTCGTACATATTTGGGAGTGTGGCTTTGAAAATGCAGTTTGTATTCTAATGTAAATGGATGTTGCACTTCATTAATTGAAAAATCGGTCTTGAAAATGGCCTTTTCTACATGCTAGTTCTGAAATGAAAAAGATTATTGAAAGCAAGCAAGTATAAAGACCTtctgctttatttgttttgatgGTTTTGTTGGTTTACTACTATATGCTtattatatttaccaaaaaaaaaaaagaaaagaaaagatactATATGCTTATTAacttattcattaaaaataaataaataaataccatatGCTTATTAACTTGGTATATCACGATTTTTGCCCTTTTCCCATTTTACacaagataaaatcaaataaaaaataagcaaactttcggtgcaaaaaaaaaaatatgcttatcaacttattcattaaaaaaaaaaaaaatactatatgcT is a window from the Ziziphus jujuba cultivar Dongzao chromosome 11, ASM3175591v1 genome containing:
- the LOC107418971 gene encoding protein high chlorophyll fluorescent 107 isoform X1, giving the protein MHLLSSSPSSSSNPNFNVFSTSQNNSTNLSNFTLKTTILTFHSCTYSLSVPPRCSSSDSSTSVLESTSNIAISDGWKPDDVQSKRETTDSLLVVRRPAMEAPGDGDDDDEHKMEGEDDDDESKSTVIDVGLNEFAKKMPIFEPDKRVESSGSKEKPLTVNLDLALYRAKVLARNHRYAEAENILQKCIKYWPEDGRAYVALGKTLSKQSKTAEARAVYEKGCQATQGENAYIWQCWAVLENRIGNTRRARELFDAATVADKKHVAAWHGWAVVELKQGNLRKARNLLAKGLKFCGGNEYIYQTLALLEAKANRYEQARYLFRQATKCNYKSCASWLAWAQLEIQQENYGAARQLFEKAIQASPKNRFAWHVWGVFEANIGNFDMGRKLLKIGHALNPRDPVLLQSLALLEYKYTTANLARVMFKRASELDPRHQPVWMAWGWMEWKEGNIATARELYQKALSVDSTSETAARCLQAWGVLEQRIGNLSAARRLFKSSLNINSQSYITWMTWAALEEDQGNAVRAEEIRNLYFQQRTEVVDDASWVMGFLDIIDPALDSVKRLFKMDQNSYSMSQDSLKRMAGMDKISIDGGSFGSSSSGFNLDAFIMERLSLDPSKLEIQTETIRTSLPKRYTRKTSKAIS
- the LOC107418971 gene encoding protein high chlorophyll fluorescent 107 isoform X2; its protein translation is MHLLSSSPSSSSNPNFNVFSTSQNNSTNLSNFTLKTTILTFHSCTYSLSVPPRCSSSDSSTSVLESTSNIAISDGWKPDDVQSKRETTDSLLVVRRPAMEAPGDGDDDDEHKMEGEDDDDESKSTVIDVGLNEFAKKMPIFEPDKRVESSGSKEKPLTVNLDLALYRAKVLARNHRYAEAENILQKCWAVLENRIGNTRRARELFDAATVADKKHVAAWHGWAVVELKQGNLRKARNLLAKGLKFCGGNEYIYQTLALLEAKANRYEQARYLFRQATKCNYKSCASWLAWAQLEIQQENYGAARQLFEKAIQASPKNRFAWHVWGVFEANIGNFDMGRKLLKIGHALNPRDPVLLQSLALLEYKYTTANLARVMFKRASELDPRHQPVWMAWGWMEWKEGNIATARELYQKALSVDSTSETAARCLQAWGVLEQRIGNLSAARRLFKSSLNINSQSYITWMTWAALEEDQGNAVRAEEIRNLYFQQRTEVVDDASWVMGFLDIIDPALDSVKRLFKMDQNSYSMSQDSLKRMAGMDKISIDGGSFGSSSSGFNLDAFIMERLSLDPSKLEIQTETIRTSLPKRYTRKTSKAIS
- the LOC107418984 gene encoding protein TAPETUM DETERMINANT 1-like, whose product is MSSFCICFLNLMILVIIISCNLGIHSGPPNKFLHSFHGENNQSARMESQQTRSSLRKLLVHGSCTSRDISISQSRDSSTSGIPRYIVQIANTCVCGCAPSNIHLHCGWFASARMVNRMTFKRLSYDDCLVNEGKPLKTSEIISFTYSNSFMYPLTFKSAKFC